The Glycine soja cultivar W05 chromosome 3, ASM419377v2, whole genome shotgun sequence genome window below encodes:
- the LOC114406018 gene encoding protein SCAR2-like, translating to MPLSKYCVRNEYSLADPELCRAADKDDPEALLEAVAMAGLVGLLRQLGDLAEFAAEIFHDLHEEVMATAARGHGLMARVKQLEAEVPSLEKAFFSQTHHSSFYSNGGIDWHPNLHSEQNLVTRGDLPRFIMDSYEECRGPPRLFLLDKFDVAGAGACLKRYTDPSFFKIEPTSSVTATIEVQREKRIRKVKLKKGARLRDGETPNAVPSHAKLHQLLLEERIENGYSNPARLVKLKKRQLNGPAVETRAGKSYMEKFLETPSPDHKMVCETSIFPLPVKQTSDDASEAGIKILEISSISPVKKSLGNKNTYSSPDEKELELKPFSQMDGGTNGDLVKVKEQISDGVADKKSSNHLMLPDEAELAIDEQKKIEGSLDGYQSDDVTSEVDNYMDALTTMESELETDNEFKPKSSFLNIQKAANTNDKEEHQLQAQFSDSQSFGDSSMSDDCSSFKQDRNEEHIKVEAQLSDSQSTGTSSSLDDNSSFKRDGNGQHIELQAHLSDSQSVESSSTSDKNFKKDRSYLPHSDSLTTAVENMQSEPILFTNTKYCEPEVEDAPSNQLPHNVEFQHTDCERFVMHDDAPVHEEDISDLGQASSDLTTSGLVLCSDLVSTSPVILPSDETPSDPAELNLRLDDDDADRTGLVESITSKPVSLSLGTDDAHPLGSSDKTSLDNLDDDDPYIHSDDLLQVPNDLELAHGDECSDHSEIKISQAESPNENPSKILVNRDIGSPVEDPVSPSMEELNLNSGAMLARDCQDSKDEDCTVATQLNSVAHVPPVSCFTGELSSDSTHNNTLNGPGSAEIEVSYSDLQSKAEEIPKMVHDDKINGSTFSANSVEGDAHFKHPSPDNHVMVNDLVTENVQSEDQAVYSVPSVDSAENDVGVVTCPASSQICSPSMGLSDLEEPLLSSHSYQMEIKSNEVELTQIAMDTNAEKRKNQSAPLLDVTSSDVVNSSMSNITKLEEPLSTFADSPKKEMEVDEAVARDSLTELEEQKIVDQPEIASVDVQLNLNKLVPCDLPDSEICNNNQKSSPREKFQHDAFVDDAEMVPEFSGLDDRQSESLSYGQHDPLQNGRDSFSSSSGNQLEPETDLDLLSKSQIGEQDAEFPVRDEKNFASEKSQCQQMQICQLEQESTHATSECASEIHADEPSSFYSFPQSSSQENNAAKHVMDPLKPLLPNLFPKATENNLDEMPPMPPLPPMQWRMGKVQHASLASQREELEVSPASVQPIRPDKQSLFGLPTSERDALLYQNPFLPVMAVESDKLQDSSGFPVDVSGHPVAIPFQFPVMVNESKGQYNYLLLDRNQIQNPFLTLPVASTAMPPQGFFVAPEGEMIQNSNPCAPIPSAAYDVSGHNSIPPQEKPTQPPNQLMMETSPDDKSLQQSMSNMVSMDRPPHGHAVASEGEKVLNSPTIPPAECAVSGHDSVSPQEKLTQHPSQLLTEHSSDDKTLLQSVTNVVSMDSSDSQIVSSEGEMEQSSNPNPPSPPVECAVPGPGHDSISSHESLTLPPSQLMSETSSEFKTLQQSISNVEGEQGRLPISFMSPSNMESMEPNQSFPPFEGGMSASLDTSDHTSDVESERTNGKPKNKLPRPRNPLIDAVAAHDKSKLRKVTERVMPQIAPKVDERDSLLEQIRTKSFNLKPAVTTRPSIQGPKTNLKLAAILEKANAIRQALAGSDEDDDADWSDS from the exons GTATTGATTGGCATCCTAATCTACATTCTGAACAAAATCTCGTGACTCGTGGAGACTTACCTCGATTTATAATGGATTCATATGAAGAATGTCGTGGTCCTCCTAGACTGTTCCTGCTGGATAA GTTTGATGTAGCTGGGGCTGGGGCATGTCTGAAGCGTTATACTGATCCATCATTCTTTAAAATAGAACCAACTTCATCTGTAACTGCTACAATagaagttcaaagagaaaagagaattcGTAAAGTAAAG CTGAAGAAAGGAGCACGGCTGAGGGATGGTGAAACCCCTAATGCTGTACCATCACATGCAAA ATTACATCAACTGCTTCTTGAGGAGCGTATTGAGAATGGTTATAGTAATCCTGCACGCCTAGTGAAGTTGAAGAAAAGACAATTGAATGGACCAGCAGTTGAAACAAGAGCTGGGAAGAGTTACATGGAGAAATTTCTGGAAACTCCTTCACCTGATCATAAAATGGTTTGTGAAACTTCAATCTTTCCATTGCCTGTGAAACAGACATCAGATGATGCTAGCGAGGCTGGGATTAAAATTCTTGAAATCAGCAGCATTAGTCCTGTGAAAAAGTCATTGGGAAATAAAAACACCTATTCATCCCCTGATGAGAAGGAATTAGAACTAAAACCATTTTCACAAATGGATGGTGGGACAAATGGAGATCTTGTGAAGGTGAAAGAACAAATCTCAGATGGTGTGGCAGATAAGAAGTCTTCTAATCATCTTATGTTGCCTGATGAAGCAGAATTGGCTATCgatgaacaaaagaaaatagaaggcAGCTTAGATGGGTACCAATCTGATGATGTGACTAGTGAAGTTGACAATTACATGGATGCTTTAACTACCATGGAATCAGAACTGGAAACTGACAATGAGTTTAAACCTAAGAGTAGTTTCTTGAATATTCAGAAGGCAGCAAATACTAATGATAAAGAAGAACATCAATTACAAGCTCAATTTTCAGATTCTCAATCATTTGGGGACTCCTCAATGTCTGATGACTGTAGTTCTTTCAAACAAGATAGAAATGAAGAACATATTAAAGTTGAAGCTCAGTTGTCAGATTCTCAATCAACTGGAACCTCATCTTCATTAGATGATAATAGTTCATTCAAAAGAGATGGAAATGGGCAGCATATAGAACTGCAAGCTCACCTTTCAGATTCTCAATCTGTCGAAAGCTCCTCTACATCAgacaaaaatttcaagaaagATAGATCCTATTTACCTCACTCTGATTCGTTAACCACTGCAGTTGAAAATATGCAATCAGAACCTATATTATTCACAAATACTAAGTATTGTGAACCGGAGGTTGAAGATGCACCATCCAACCAGCTTCCCCATAATGTTGAGTTTCAACACACAGATTGTGAGAGGTTTgtcatgcatgatgatgcacCTGTTCATGAAGAAGATATTTCTGATTTGGGGCAAGCCTCTTCAGATCTGACAACTTCAGGACTGGTGTTGTGTTCTGATCTTGTATCCACCTCACCAGTGATCCTACCTTCAGATGAAACCCCATCTGACCCTGCTGAACTTAATTTACGATTAGATGATGACGATGCAGACAGAACAGGTCTTGTTGAATCTATTACTTCCAAACCTGTTTCTCTCTCCCTAGGAACAGATGATGCTCACCCTTTGGGTTCTTCTGATAAAACATCATTAGACAACTTGGATGATGATGACCCATATATTCATTCTGATGATCTGTTACAAGTTCCTAATGATTTGGAATTGGCTCATGGAGATGAATGCAGTGATCATTCCGAAATCAAAATTTCCCAGGCAGAGTCTCCCAATGAAAATCCTTCTAAAATTTTGGTTAATAGAGATATTGGTTCACCAGTAGAGGATCCTGTTTCTCCATCCATGGAAGAATTAAACTTGAATTCAGGTGCTATGCTGGCTCGTGATTGTCAAGACTCAAAAGATGAAGATTGTACTGTAGCAACCCAACTTAATTCGGTAGCTCATGTTCCTCCAGTCAGTTGCTTTACCGGGGAGCTATCATCTGATTCAACTCATAACAACACACTGAATGGACCAGGCTCAGCAGAAATTGAAGTTTCATATTCTGATCTGCAATCAAAAGCTGAAGAGATACCAAAGATGGTGcatgatgataaaataaatgGATCCACCTTCAGTGCTAATTCAGTTGAAGGTGATGCTCATTTTAAACATCCATCTCCTGATAATCATGTGATGGTAAATGATCTGGTCACTGAAAATGTTCAGTCAGAAGATCAAGCTGTGTATTCTGTTCCTTCTGTTGATAGTGCTGAAAATGATGTGGGTGTTGTTACTTGTCCAGCTTCAAGTCAGATTTGTTCTCCATCAATGGGTCTTTCAGATTTGGAAGAGCCTCTGTTGAGTTCTCATTCTTATCAAATGGAAATAAAATCCAATGAAGTAGAATTGACGCAAATTGCCATGGACACAAATgctgagaagagaaaaaatcaaTCAGCACCATTGCTAGATGTAACATCATCTGATGTCGTAAATTCTTCAATGAGTAATATTACCAAGTTAGAAGAGCCTCTTTCTACCTTTGCAGATTCACCGAAGAAAGAGATGGAAGTTGATGAGGCAGTTGCTAGAGATTCTTTGACAGAATTAGAGGAACAGAAGATAGTGGATCAACCAGAAATTGCTTCTGTGGATGTACAATTGAACCTGAACAAACTGGTTCCCTGTGATCTTCCAGATTCAGAAATATGTAATAATAATCAAAAGTCATCTCCTAGGGAGAAATTCCAACATGATGCTTTTGTTGATGATGCAGAAATGGTGCCTGAATTTTCGGGGTTAGATGATCGGCAGTCAGAATCATTATCTTATGGCCAGCATGATCCATTACAAAATGGCAGAGATAGTTTTTCATCATCTTCTGGCAACCAGTTAGAACCTGAAACTGATTTAGATCTGCTCTCAAAATCCCAAATTGGTGAACAGGATGCAGAATTCCCAGTCAGAGATGAGAAAAACTTTGCCTCTGAGAAATCTCAATGTCAGCAGATGCAGATATGTCAATTGGAGCAAGAAAGTACTCATGCTACGTCTGAATGTGCATCAGAAATCCATGCAGATGAGCCATCATCATTTTATTCCTTTCCACAGTCATCTAGCCAGGAGAACAATGCTGCAAAACATGTCATGGATCCATTGAAGCCTCTTCTTCCTAACCTCTTTCCCAAGGCAACTGAAAATAATCTTGATGAGATGCCACCTATGCCTCCTCTACCACCTATGCAATGGAGAATGGGCAAGGTTCAACATGCTTCCCTAGCTTCACAAAGAGAAGAATTAGAAGTAAGTCCGGCCTCAGTCCAGCCAATTAGACCCGATAAACAATCTCTATTTGGTTTGCCAACTTCTGAAAGAGATGCCTTGTTGTATCAGAATCCATTTTTGCCTGTCATGGCTGTGGAAAGTGATAAGCTCCAAGATTCTTCTGGGTTTCCTGTTGATGTTTCAGGGCATCCTGTTGCTATACCTTTTCAATTTCCTGTCATGGTTAATGAATCAAAAGGTCAATATAATTACCTATTGCTGGACAGAAACCAAATTCAGAATCCCTTCTTAACATTACCTGTGGCATCTACGGCCATGCCTCCTCAAGGTTTCTTTGTTGCTCCTGAGGGAGAAATGATACAGAATTCAAACCCATGTGCACCGATACCATCTGCTGCATATGATGTTTCAGGACACAATTCCATCCCTCCACAAGAAAAACCAACTCAACCGCCCAATCAGTTAATGATGGAGACTAGTCCAGATGATAAATCACTTCAACAGAGTATGAGTAATATGGTATCTATGGACAGGCCTCCACATGGTCATGCAGTTGCTTCTGAGGGAGAAAAGGTACTGAATTCCCCTACAATTCCACCTGCTGAATGTGCTGTTTCTGGACATGATTCTGTCTCACCTCAAGAAAAACTGACTCAACATCCAAGTCAATTATTGACGGAGCATAGTTCAGATGATAAAACACTTCTGCAGTCTGTAACTAATGTGGTGTCTATGGACAGTTCTGAcagtcaaattgtttcttctgAGGGAGAAATGGAACAAAGTTCTAACCCAAACCCTCCATCTCCACCTGTTGAGTGTGCTGTTCCTGGACCTGGACATGATTCTATCTCTTCTCATGAAAGCCTGACTCTACCTCCAAGTCAATTAATGTCAGAGACTAGTTCTGAATTTAAAACACTTCAGCAGTCTATAAGTAATGTGGAAGGGGAACAAGGACGTCTGCCTATCTCATTCATGTCTCCATCAAACATGGAAAGTATGGAGCCTAATCAGAGTTTCCCGCCCTTTGAGGGGGGAATGTCAGCTTCCTTGGATACATCTGATCATACATCAGACGTTGAGAGTGAAAGAACAAATGGAAAACCAAAGAATAAGCTTCCTCGTCCTCGTAATCCTCTAATTGATGCTGTTGCTGCTCATGACAAAAGCAAG CTTAGGAAGGTTACTGAAAGGGTTATGCCTCAAATTGCACCGAAGGTAGATGAAAGAGATTCTTTACTAGAACAGATAAGAACAAAG TCCTTCAACTTGAAGCCTGCTGTGACTACACGACCTAGCATTCAAGGTccaaaaacaaatttgaagCTTGCTGCCATCTTGGAGAAAGCAAATGCAATTCGCCAG GCTTTGGCTGGaagtgatgaagatgatgatgcgGATTGGAGCGATTCTTGA
- the LOC114406019 gene encoding uncharacterized protein LOC114406019, whose translation MESSVGGERSGRVALSEVVADCVKRWFRDALKEAKAGDINMQVLVGQMYNSGYGVPRDAQKGRVWVTKASKARSSVWKVGDKHPGYNASDSDSDELKEDS comes from the exons ATGGAGAGTTCCGTTGGGGGAGAGAGGAGTGGACGCGTGGCACTATCAGAGGTGGTGGCAGATTGTGTGAAACGGTGGTTCAGAGATGCACTGAAAGAGGCCAAGGCAGGGGACATAAACATGCAAGTGTTGGTGGGTCAGATGTACAACAGTGGCTATGGGGTTCCTAGAGATGCTCAGAAG GGAAGAGTTTGGGTTACCAAAGCATCAAAGGCTAGGTCTTCAGTTTGGAAAGTAGGTGATAAGCACCCAG GTTATAATGCAAGTGACTCTGATTCGGATGAATTGAAGGAGGATTCATAA